The proteins below are encoded in one region of Sulfolobus islandicus Y.N.15.51:
- a CDS encoding IS110 family RNA-guided transposase, whose protein sequence is MELKVTNKAFAIDISQSKLTAAKGELVVEQEKSAVYVKEVKEFNHDNEGIEELIKFLGEYKEGIIEATGIYYFYLHEKLTEKGYKVTVINPLHLTEILGKKTDKLDAQRLLVAHMTGVIKGSYIPTGEIMELRELTRYRESLVEKTTQVKNEIRKILEFAGYKIQPFDKKGRKLLEKLVKGEGLSKEEKEELKEKLGRNLNDAEKLALKQLVELLKNLEKMIKEVEDMIISKIPKPVIELSKIPGIGLISAATIYAEFGDVSRFSSSKAARAYASFAPKTKQSGDSESHSGMIRGNKYLRRALYLVAKVARGLEPFKGYYERLIARGKSVTQATCALAGKLASICYHVIKDGVYKGVVKKSFRIPRGKEVNVKDFDVGDALDSLSP, encoded by the coding sequence ATGGAATTAAAAGTTACAAACAAGGCCTTCGCAATTGATATTTCACAAAGCAAACTAACAGCAGCAAAGGGAGAACTAGTAGTAGAACAAGAAAAATCAGCAGTATACGTCAAGGAGGTAAAGGAATTCAACCACGACAACGAGGGAATAGAGGAACTAATTAAATTCCTAGGAGAATATAAGGAAGGAATAATAGAGGCAACTGGAATATATTACTTCTACCTACACGAAAAACTAACGGAAAAAGGATACAAGGTAACAGTAATAAACCCACTACACCTAACAGAAATACTAGGGAAAAAGACAGACAAACTCGACGCACAAAGGTTACTAGTAGCACACATGACCGGAGTAATCAAGGGATCATACATACCAACAGGAGAAATAATGGAGCTAAGAGAACTAACGAGATATAGGGAAAGCTTAGTAGAGAAGACAACACAAGTAAAGAACGAGATAAGGAAAATATTAGAATTCGCGGGATATAAAATACAACCATTCGACAAGAAGGGAAGAAAACTACTTGAAAAGCTAGTAAAGGGGGAGGGACTAAGCAAGGAAGAGAAGGAGGAACTAAAAGAAAAACTAGGGAGAAACTTAAACGACGCGGAAAAACTAGCGTTAAAACAATTAGTTGAACTGTTAAAAAACTTGGAGAAAATGATTAAGGAGGTTGAGGATATGATAATTTCCAAGATTCCAAAACCAGTAATTGAGTTGAGTAAGATCCCCGGGATTGGTTTGATTAGTGCTGCAACTATTTACGCTGAGTTCGGTGATGTTTCCCGTTTTTCCAGTTCTAAGGCTGCTAGGGCTTATGCAAGCTTTGCACCCAAAACTAAGCAGAGTGGTGATAGCGAGTCTCACTCCGGTATGATTAGGGGTAATAAGTATTTGCGTAGAGCTCTCTACTTGGTTGCCAAGGTTGCTAGGGGTCTTGAGCCTTTTAAAGGGTATTATGAGAGGCTTATTGCTAGGGGGAAGAGTGTTACTCAAGCTACTTGTGCTCTTGCCGGAAAGCTTGCAAGCATTTGTTATCATGTTATAAAGGACGGTGTTTACAAGGGAGTTGTCAAGAAGAGTTTTAGGATTCCTAGGGGTAAGGAAGTTAATGTCAAGGACTTCGACGTGGGAGACGCGCTAGACTCGTTATCCCCATAG
- a CDS encoding ParA family protein — protein MEAIYVLGVKGGTGKTTFSLYFAKRLSLMGKKVMYIDHDYFSFGSLILGHNDLGLLEEIERNLPIFSRSLKNIDNLYVLKLFSNPLNINKNYSLLSNKIPQVLNSILKREVDYIILDSSVGILPDNDIVMALLEELEIEKEGVFLSDMLSVNSTIKYAKLWENNIKYKVLVINMVPPIPENLSEAIKIANEVYNNYNELFNAAIVVQFDEKMYNYNPIIAEYENEKLNSILLSILYRYNTLK, from the coding sequence ATGGAAGCCATTTATGTACTTGGAGTAAAAGGAGGTACAGGCAAAACAACTTTTTCTCTTTATTTTGCTAAACGCTTGTCTTTAATGGGTAAAAAAGTTATGTATATTGATCATGATTATTTTTCCTTTGGAAGTTTAATATTAGGACATAATGACCTTGGACTTCTGGAGGAGATCGAACGTAATTTGCCAATATTTTCAAGAAGTTTAAAAAACATTGATAATCTTTATGTCTTAAAACTTTTTTCAAATCCTTTAAACATAAACAAGAATTATTCTTTATTAAGCAATAAGATACCGCAAGTTTTAAATAGTATTCTTAAGAGAGAAGTGGATTACATTATTTTAGATTCTTCAGTGGGTATACTTCCAGATAATGATATTGTAATGGCATTACTAGAAGAGTTAGAGATAGAGAAAGAAGGAGTGTTCTTAAGTGATATGCTGTCTGTAAATTCCACTATAAAATACGCTAAATTATGGGAAAATAATATAAAATATAAGGTATTAGTTATAAATATGGTTCCACCAATACCAGAAAACCTATCTGAAGCTATAAAAATTGCAAATGAAGTCTATAATAATTATAACGAGCTATTTAATGCTGCTATAGTTGTTCAATTTGACGAGAAAATGTATAACTATAATCCAATAATTGCTGAGTATGAAAACGAGAAACTGAATAGTATATTATTATCTATACTTTATCGATATAATACTCTCAAATAA
- a CDS encoding ParA family protein produces MIRINVVGFKGGSGKSTVSYYLARQLSEYYNVVLVDKTYSGTISRIYNINNNIFSFLKGRNELFYVSKNSFSVINMSFSSENDLNNFDFNTFKYLYGKLIKDSDIVIVDHSSIPHDFATEIELKAFMENFKNFAYNTVLVLSGDEIPIKRYLNYTTLLNDFVKNYAEKILGISLPRDVKFLKIVAVIINKILKGQESKLDEFIRGDEILQRSARFVIPFYLSLTQRHFKDIEPPKEIIDIVRYILDLLREPTSIL; encoded by the coding sequence ATGATTAGGATAAATGTGGTTGGATTTAAAGGTGGTTCTGGGAAATCTACTGTATCGTATTATTTAGCCAGACAGCTAAGTGAGTATTACAATGTAGTACTTGTAGATAAGACATATTCTGGAACTATAAGCCGGATATATAATATTAATAATAACATTTTTTCCTTTCTGAAAGGAAGGAACGAGTTATTTTATGTTAGTAAGAATAGCTTTTCAGTTATAAACATGTCCTTTTCAAGTGAAAATGATCTTAATAATTTTGATTTTAACACATTCAAATACTTGTATGGTAAATTAATAAAGGATAGTGATATAGTTATTGTAGATCATTCATCTATTCCTCATGACTTCGCAACCGAGATAGAGTTAAAGGCATTTATGGAAAATTTTAAAAACTTTGCATATAATACAGTATTAGTTCTTAGTGGAGATGAAATTCCGATAAAAAGATATTTAAACTATACAACGCTGCTAAATGATTTTGTAAAGAATTACGCTGAGAAAATCTTAGGTATTTCTTTACCAAGAGATGTTAAATTTCTAAAAATTGTAGCAGTAATTATAAATAAAATCCTCAAAGGTCAAGAAAGTAAGTTAGACGAATTTATAAGAGGAGACGAGATTCTGCAGAGATCTGCTAGATTTGTTATTCCCTTTTATCTTTCTCTAACGCAAAGGCATTTCAAAGATATTGAGCCCCCTAAAGAGATAATTGATATCGTTAGATATATATTAGATTTGTTGAGAGAGCCCACCTCGATTTTATGA